The Desulfovibrio sp. JC010 sequence AAACTTTTTTACAACCTAAACAAAGAACGCCAGAGATTACAAGCCCTTGGGTTCGATCCGACAACCTCTGAACTTTCAAAAAATCTGAATGTAAGTGAAGAGGAAATTACGGAAATGGACCAGCGGCTGGCCAAGAACGACCTTTCCCTGAACCTGAAGTTCGGGGAGGATTCCGAAGCCACACGCATGGATTTCCTGCCCGATCTCGGTCCCGGAGTGGAAGAAACCCTTGCCAACAAGGAGATTTCCACATTACTGCTTGACCAGCTCAGGGCAATTGTTCCAAATCTCAATGAAAAGGAACAAGTGATCCTGAATGACCGCCTTTTGTCCGATTCCCCCAGAACACTTAGGGAAATCGGCGAAGAGTTCGGGGTTACAAGGGAAAGAGTCCGCCAGATAGAAGCAAGACTGCTTAAAAAATTGAGGGAACATCTGGCAGAATCAGTAAAAGACTTTTCACAGGACTGGATACCTGAAAATGAATAAGCTGCTTACCGACCTTAAGAAAGAAGCAAAGGCAATGGCTTCGGCCCTGCCTGTTCCGGTTTTTTACCGCGACCTTGAATCACAGATCGAATTCGCAAGGGACATGTTTTTTGATCATCCGCTCATCATCCGGCTGCAGGAAGATGTGCTGCCTTTCCTTTATGATGAATACGCCCACGGCATCTACCACTCCAAAAAGGTGGCTATCGAAGCCGGGGCAATCATTCTCAAGGAAGGGGAAAACATGGACGGTGACCGGGTGCGGGAGCTGGTCCTGCTGGCCCAGTTCTGCGGGTTGCTGCACGACTCCTGCCGTCTGGACGAAAACCACGCCCTGCGCGGCTCGGAAACTTCCAAGGTAATCCTCAACAATTACCCCCTTTCCGAACGCAGCAAGGAGCTCGTTGCCGAAGCAATCGCGAGACACGAAGCTTTCAAGCCGGAAAAACCCATCGAGAACGACCCGGAACTGGAACTGCTCAGCGGTGCGCTCTACGATGCGGACAAATTCCGCTGGGGACCGGACAACTTCTCCACCACCCTCTGGGAAATCTGCGACTACGAAGACTGGACCGTGGATGAAATCATTGAAAAATTCCCCAAGGGACTGGAAATCATCAAGTCCATT is a genomic window containing:
- a CDS encoding RNA polymerase sigma factor RpoD/SigA; translation: MSSKEEPLELEPVENEEVKIPPKADFLPTPRAKGEVATKDPLHLYLQEISRFPLLEPDEEFQLAKQVQENGDQQAAFRLVSSHLRLVVKIAMDFQRRWMQNVLDLIQEGNVGLMKAVNKFDPDKGIKFSYYAAFWIKAYILKYIMDNWRMVKIGTTQTQRKLFYNLNKERQRLQALGFDPTTSELSKNLNVSEEEITEMDQRLAKNDLSLNLKFGEDSEATRMDFLPDLGPGVEETLANKEISTLLLDQLRAIVPNLNEKEQVILNDRLLSDSPRTLREIGEEFGVTRERVRQIEARLLKKLREHLAESVKDFSQDWIPENE